In Deltaproteobacteria bacterium, one DNA window encodes the following:
- a CDS encoding phytanoyl-CoA dioxygenase family protein: MQLERHPWNRSFTWQSRRSTLRRVTDQQARDYDEHGFFVLEDAFDPATVRDVLNAIDPLDQQTLEFLRTQEGERFLISDAKTITFTPHLVLRSPLLRAFCAGPVFQDLVHDLIGDDVRLYWDQAVYKRPEQPKPFPWHQDNGYTYIEPQQYLTCWVALTDTTERHGCPWVVPGVHRMGTLKHWWTDLGFQCLDDPPGAVAVPARAGSIVVFSSLTPHLTGPNLTNEVRKTYIVQFAPDGARASRGNPDDAPDLEAQNHPERQFLILRDGKGIRL; encoded by the coding sequence ATGCAGCTTGAGCGTCATCCGTGGAACCGCTCGTTCACCTGGCAATCGCGGCGCTCGACTTTGCGGCGGGTCACCGACCAGCAGGCGCGCGACTACGACGAGCACGGTTTCTTCGTGCTCGAAGACGCCTTCGATCCCGCCACGGTGCGCGACGTCCTCAACGCGATCGATCCGCTCGATCAGCAGACGCTCGAGTTCTTGCGCACGCAGGAGGGCGAGCGCTTTCTGATCTCCGACGCCAAGACGATCACGTTCACGCCACATTTGGTGCTGCGCTCGCCGCTGTTGCGAGCGTTCTGTGCGGGCCCGGTGTTCCAGGACCTCGTGCACGATCTCATCGGCGACGACGTGCGCCTCTATTGGGATCAGGCGGTGTACAAGCGGCCGGAGCAGCCCAAGCCGTTCCCCTGGCATCAAGACAACGGCTACACCTACATCGAGCCGCAGCAGTACCTCACCTGTTGGGTGGCGCTCACCGACACGACCGAGCGGCACGGTTGCCCGTGGGTCGTGCCGGGAGTGCATCGCATGGGCACGCTGAAGCATTGGTGGACGGATCTCGGCTTCCAATGTCTCGACGATCCCCCAGGCGCGGTGGCGGTGCCGGCGCGTGCCGGCAGCATCGTGGTGTTCTCGTCACTGACGCCACACCTCACCGGTCCGAATCTGACCAACGAGGTGCGCAAAACCTACATCGTGCAATTCGCCCCCGACGGCGCGCGCGCCTCCCGCGGCAATCCCGACGACGCCCCCGATCTCGAAGCGCAGAATCACCCCGAGCGTCAGTTCCTGATTCTGCGCGACGGCAAGGGTATCAGGTTGTGA
- a CDS encoding acyl--CoA ligase encodes MLTAPTISGLLRAAAHEAPAAEAFRYRSERLTYRDWETLADRTAAAFAARGIRYGDVVALLLPSTPLYLVAYLAAARLGAVTTGINARYRRSEIGHILRRSGAKLLLAVDAWHDADFRVAVESQRGELPELKEIVWVGANELRASTQNVVTDLCPQPDPLPEGEGREAQPDDPVAIVFTSGTTGVPKGAWYTHRNLIALAEIDTRRYASGTPPFQKHLAAGLSFAHIGTMARIALQIGHLGTAIVHDAFDPAAVLEIIERERLTHLGGIPTQIIMLLDHPDRPKRDLSSLNSILIGGAPSSPELIRRVQDTLHAAVSVRYSSTEVGIATASVPGDPPEILSTTVGKATAGVELRIVDGENQPLPPSQPGEVVMRSPATMRGYWRDPEQTAKVIDAEGWIHTGDIGVLDELGYLRLRGRQSEMFIRGGYNVYPAEIENLLAKHPKIARAAVIGVPDDVFGEIGCAFVVARNLNAAPTLAELREFVGKELASFKRPDRLTVLPELPLTPMFKVDKRALRELK; translated from the coding sequence ATGCTGACAGCGCCGACGATCTCGGGGTTGCTGCGCGCGGCGGCGCATGAGGCGCCGGCTGCGGAAGCGTTTCGCTATCGCAGCGAACGCCTGACGTATCGCGACTGGGAGACGCTTGCGGATCGTACCGCTGCCGCGTTCGCGGCGCGTGGGATCAGATATGGAGATGTCGTCGCCCTGCTGTTGCCGTCGACGCCGCTGTATCTGGTCGCCTATCTCGCCGCGGCGCGACTCGGCGCGGTGACGACCGGCATCAACGCGCGCTATCGACGCAGCGAGATCGGCCACATTCTGCGGCGCTCCGGCGCGAAGCTGCTGCTCGCTGTCGACGCGTGGCATGACGCGGACTTTCGCGTGGCGGTCGAATCCCAACGAGGCGAGTTGCCCGAACTGAAGGAAATAGTCTGGGTCGGCGCGAACGAGTTACGCGCTAGTACTCAGAATGTGGTCACCGATCTTTGCCCTCAGCCTGACCCCCTCCCAGAGGGAGAGGGAAGGGAAGCTCAGCCTGATGATCCGGTCGCGATTGTGTTTACGAGCGGCACGACCGGTGTTCCCAAGGGCGCGTGGTACACGCATCGCAATTTGATTGCGTTGGCTGAAATCGACACGCGCCGCTACGCCAGCGGCACGCCGCCGTTTCAGAAACATCTCGCGGCCGGGCTCTCGTTCGCGCACATCGGGACGATGGCGCGCATCGCGTTGCAGATCGGCCACCTCGGCACTGCGATCGTTCATGACGCCTTCGATCCCGCCGCCGTGCTGGAAATCATCGAGCGCGAGCGCCTGACCCACCTCGGCGGCATTCCGACGCAAATCATCATGCTGCTCGATCATCCCGATCGGCCAAAGCGCGATCTCTCGTCGCTCAACTCGATCCTGATTGGCGGCGCGCCGTCGTCGCCCGAATTGATCCGGCGCGTGCAGGACACGCTGCACGCCGCCGTGAGCGTTCGCTATTCGTCCACTGAGGTTGGCATCGCGACCGCATCGGTGCCGGGTGATCCGCCGGAAATTTTGTCAACCACAGTCGGCAAAGCGACGGCCGGCGTCGAATTGCGCATCGTTGATGGCGAGAACCAGCCGCTGCCGCCCAGCCAACCCGGCGAAGTCGTGATGCGCTCGCCGGCTACGATGCGCGGCTACTGGCGCGACCCCGAGCAAACAGCGAAGGTGATCGATGCCGAAGGATGGATACATACGGGCGACATCGGTGTCCTCGATGAGCTGGGCTATCTCCGCCTGCGCGGCCGGCAGAGCGAGATGTTCATTCGCGGTGGCTACAACGTGTATCCCGCCGAGATCGAAAACCTGCTCGCGAAGCATCCGAAGATCGCGCGCGCTGCGGTGATCGGCGTGCCCGACGATGTCTTTGGTGAAATCGGCTGCGCGTTTGTGGTGGCGCGCAACCTGAACGCGGCGCCAACGCTCGCTGAGCTGCGCGAGTTCGTTGGCAAGGAACTGGCGAGCTTCAAACGTCCTGACCGCCTGACGGTGTTGCCCGAGTTGCCGCTGACGCCTATGTTCAAAGTCGACAAGCGTGCATTGCGGGAACTGAAGTGA
- a CDS encoding NAD(P)-dependent oxidoreductase, whose product MDLKGKNVAVTGATGFLGRYIVDVLLKRGAHVIGVVRNPDRVPELKRRGVELRKADLAERDHLATGFAGADAVVSNAALFSVRRLASLSRRNWEDHQRINIQGTRNVFEAVADSHVKRVVHVSSVAVYASRSGARMDEDHPQLSEANRPNPITAYAISKALSEQLAWRLAGELGLQLTTVRPCAIYGAFDPNFMAAIKWLLSLPVSVFPVMLHMPLVYAGDVAEAIALALEHPDSNGKAYNTTGDDHPISDFLQAWKEAGGKAPWCTLPLPVPVKQGFDHSRATSELGWRNRSYLEALRETVELERRAES is encoded by the coding sequence ATGGATCTCAAAGGCAAGAACGTCGCTGTCACCGGCGCGACCGGTTTTCTCGGGCGCTACATTGTCGATGTGTTGCTGAAACGCGGTGCGCACGTGATCGGAGTGGTGCGCAATCCGGACCGGGTACCGGAACTCAAGCGGCGTGGTGTCGAATTGCGCAAGGCCGATTTGGCCGAGCGCGACCACCTCGCGACGGGCTTTGCCGGTGCTGATGCGGTGGTCTCGAATGCCGCGCTGTTCTCAGTGCGGCGCTTGGCGAGCTTGAGCCGCCGCAATTGGGAAGACCATCAACGCATCAACATTCAGGGCACGCGCAATGTGTTCGAAGCGGTTGCCGACTCGCACGTGAAGCGCGTGGTCCACGTGTCGTCGGTCGCGGTGTACGCGTCGCGCTCGGGCGCGCGCATGGACGAAGATCACCCGCAGCTCTCGGAAGCGAATCGCCCGAATCCGATCACCGCCTATGCGATCTCCAAGGCGCTCTCCGAGCAACTCGCGTGGCGTCTCGCGGGCGAACTTGGACTGCAACTCACGACGGTCCGCCCGTGCGCGATCTACGGTGCGTTCGATCCCAATTTCATGGCCGCGATCAAATGGTTGCTGTCCCTGCCGGTCTCGGTCTTCCCGGTGATGCTGCACATGCCGTTGGTGTATGCGGGCGACGTGGCCGAGGCGATTGCGCTCGCCCTCGAACACCCGGACTCAAACGGTAAGGCGTACAACACGACCGGCGATGATCACCCCATCTCGGACTTCCTGCAGGCGTGGAAGGAAGCGGGTGGCAAGGCGCCGTGGTGCACTCTTCCGTTGCCGGTGCCTGTCAAGCAGGGGTTCGATCACAGCCGCGCCACGAGCGAGCTCGGCTGGCGTAATCGATCGTACCTCGAAGCATTGCGCGAGACGGTGGAGTTGGAGCGGCGCGCTGAGTCGTGA
- a CDS encoding HNH endonuclease: protein MSEPFISDVSEEQIRRERAKAREVRQSPWWKRRIAIGRCHYCEKQFLPRELTMDHLVPLVRGGRSNKGNLVPACKACNSSKKHSLAFEWQPPDPEEK, encoded by the coding sequence GTGAGCGAACCGTTTATCAGCGACGTCAGCGAAGAACAGATCCGGCGCGAGCGCGCCAAGGCACGCGAGGTGCGCCAGTCGCCATGGTGGAAACGGCGCATCGCAATCGGGCGCTGCCACTACTGCGAGAAGCAGTTCCTGCCGCGCGAGCTGACGATGGATCATCTGGTGCCGCTGGTCCGCGGCGGTCGATCCAACAAGGGCAACCTTGTACCGGCATGCAAGGCATGCAACAGCTCGAAGAAACACAGCTTGGCGTTCGAGTGGCAGCCGCCGGATCCGGAAGAGAAGTGA
- a CDS encoding MFS transporter gives MPALLAGPFLLVTLANFCFFLNFASFFLLPLHIKALGGSEAMVGAVMGTNGLASLLVLPLIGSAVDRVGRRPFLVAGAIGMSAASFSFVWVDSVGPWMFILRLCQGVSFAAAFTASTTMAAELAPRTQRAQALGLFGLSTIVTHAIAPAIGEEIVQRGGFHTLFIIAASCSAVSAALATRLPAIRTTHATSTPAPWRVDTLQWVLVGTVALSGMGFGTVMTFIPTFVRGEGFGRVGFFYGAYTTTAILTRLIGAGLSDSLGRRAVILPTLLVLATSILALAFVHSIPALVATGLLFGAAQGVNYPTLHAFIVDLTADEHLGRVQALFNGAFNLGVTGSAFLFGSVAEHAGHRPTFMLAAAMPAVAWMLLYLFGASTREPAINH, from the coding sequence ATGCCTGCACTTCTCGCTGGTCCCTTCCTGCTCGTCACGCTCGCGAACTTTTGTTTCTTTCTGAACTTCGCGTCGTTCTTTCTGTTGCCGCTGCACATCAAGGCGCTGGGCGGCAGCGAGGCGATGGTGGGCGCTGTTATGGGCACCAACGGACTCGCGTCGCTGCTGGTGCTGCCGTTGATCGGCAGCGCGGTCGATCGCGTTGGTCGCCGGCCGTTTCTCGTTGCGGGTGCCATCGGCATGAGCGCGGCCTCGTTCAGCTTCGTGTGGGTCGATTCGGTCGGTCCGTGGATGTTCATCCTGCGTCTGTGTCAGGGCGTAAGTTTCGCCGCGGCATTCACGGCATCGACCACGATGGCGGCCGAGCTGGCACCGCGCACCCAACGGGCGCAAGCGTTGGGACTGTTCGGGTTGTCGACGATCGTCACCCACGCGATCGCGCCGGCGATCGGCGAAGAAATCGTACAACGCGGCGGGTTCCATACCCTGTTCATCATCGCGGCATCGTGCTCCGCGGTATCGGCGGCGTTGGCGACGCGCTTGCCGGCGATTCGCACGACGCACGCGACGTCCACACCAGCCCCATGGCGCGTTGACACGTTGCAGTGGGTGTTGGTGGGCACCGTTGCGTTGTCGGGGATGGGATTTGGAACGGTGATGACCTTCATTCCGACCTTCGTTCGCGGCGAAGGTTTTGGGCGGGTCGGATTCTTCTATGGTGCGTATACGACCACAGCGATTCTCACGCGGTTGATCGGTGCCGGTCTGTCCGACTCGCTCGGCCGGCGCGCGGTGATCCTGCCGACGTTGCTTGTGCTCGCGACTTCCATCTTGGCACTCGCCTTCGTTCACAGCATCCCGGCGCTGGTCGCTACCGGATTGCTCTTCGGCGCGGCGCAAGGTGTGAACTATCCCACGCTGCACGCCTTCATCGTCGACCTCACCGCCGACGAGCACCTCGGACGTGTGCAGGCGCTGTTCAACGGCGCCTTCAATCTGGGCGTGACCGGCAGTGCTTTCCTGTTCGGCAGCGTCGCCGAGCATGCCGGCCACCGCCCAACGTTCATGTTGGCGGCAGCGATGCCGGCCGTCGCGTGGATGCTCTTGTATCTTTTTGGAGCGAGCACGCGAGAACCAGCTATCAACCACTAG
- a CDS encoding lipid-transfer protein has product MSDAIDHDLFKRIQDKVAIVGIGHLPFAKDIGRPIADTAVEAIQLALADAGLQNEDVDGMCMLEMEATHEVSIARRLGVDGLKWWSKISYGGGASSATVMHAAAAVASGLATTVVCHRARNRGARTSRPWSQERELVKDDKALHVPWGLIRPVDVIGMWAHRHMYEFGTKREHFGNVAIAARKHAHNNPYAMMKGRPLDMETYLNARVIGYPLHLYDCCLETDGALACIVTSIDRARGLKQKPVLVHSVAQASGPNPVHLANYNNTPTMETTGKFCADLLWQRSQLKPKDLQCAQIYDAFTPLVVGGLEDYGFCKRGEGGPFTENGRIEIGGELPVLTSGGGLSEAYVHGFNLILEGVRQIRGTSTNQVPNCNATLVTGASGVATSAVVLRGE; this is encoded by the coding sequence ATGAGCGACGCCATCGACCACGACCTCTTCAAGCGCATCCAAGACAAGGTAGCCATTGTCGGCATCGGGCATCTGCCGTTTGCCAAAGACATCGGGCGGCCGATCGCCGACACTGCGGTCGAAGCGATTCAGCTCGCGCTCGCCGATGCGGGGCTGCAGAACGAAGACGTCGACGGCATGTGCATGTTGGAGATGGAGGCGACGCACGAAGTGTCGATCGCGCGGCGTCTGGGGGTCGACGGACTGAAATGGTGGTCGAAGATCTCCTACGGCGGTGGCGCATCGAGCGCGACGGTGATGCACGCGGCGGCAGCGGTCGCGTCGGGATTGGCTACCACCGTCGTCTGCCATCGCGCCCGCAATCGCGGTGCCCGCACGTCGCGGCCGTGGTCGCAGGAGCGCGAGTTGGTCAAGGACGACAAGGCCCTCCACGTACCGTGGGGCTTGATCCGCCCGGTCGACGTCATCGGCATGTGGGCGCATCGCCACATGTATGAGTTCGGCACCAAGCGCGAACACTTCGGCAACGTCGCCATCGCCGCGCGCAAGCATGCGCACAACAATCCGTACGCGATGATGAAGGGCCGGCCGCTCGACATGGAGACGTACCTCAACGCGCGCGTGATCGGCTATCCGCTGCATCTCTACGATTGCTGCCTCGAAACCGACGGCGCGCTCGCCTGCATCGTCACGTCGATCGACCGCGCCCGCGGCCTCAAGCAGAAACCCGTGCTGGTCCACTCGGTGGCGCAAGCGTCTGGGCCGAACCCGGTGCACCTCGCGAACTACAACAACACGCCGACGATGGAGACGACGGGGAAATTCTGCGCCGATCTGCTGTGGCAGCGGTCCCAGCTCAAGCCGAAGGATCTACAATGCGCGCAGATCTACGACGCCTTCACGCCGCTAGTGGTCGGCGGGTTGGAGGACTACGGCTTCTGCAAGCGCGGCGAAGGCGGACCGTTCACCGAAAACGGTCGCATCGAAATCGGCGGCGAGCTGCCGGTGCTCACCTCCGGCGGTGGCTTGTCGGAAGCGTACGTGCACGGGTTCAATCTCATTCTCGAAGGCGTGCGCCAGATTCGCGGCACGTCGACCAACCAAGTGCCGAACTGCAACGCGACGCTGGTCACCGGCGCGTCGGGCGTGGCGACCAGTGCGGTCGTCTTGCGCGGAGAGTGA
- a CDS encoding lysoplasmalogenase, whose protein sequence is MAILSLLAFLGLAIADWIAVSQESRMLEYVTKPAALGALLIYAATGAHCSVALLTALVLSLLGDVFLMLPVDLFAAGLGSFLLAHVAYIADFNVASTPRVLWWLVVVAAASPLIRRIMRAVSPEALRPAVGVYTAVISLMVASAIASGSLLAGIGALLFFASDGIIAWDRFVQKLSWARVAIIATYHLGQLGLVLALR, encoded by the coding sequence ATGGCAATACTGTCGCTGCTCGCCTTCCTTGGACTCGCCATCGCAGACTGGATTGCCGTCAGCCAAGAGTCGCGTATGCTCGAGTACGTCACCAAACCGGCTGCTTTGGGGGCATTGCTGATTTATGCGGCGACCGGCGCGCACTGTTCGGTGGCGTTGCTGACGGCGCTCGTGCTGTCGCTGCTGGGCGACGTGTTTCTGATGCTACCGGTGGATCTATTTGCCGCGGGCCTAGGCTCGTTTCTGCTCGCGCACGTGGCGTACATCGCCGACTTCAACGTAGCAAGCACCCCGCGTGTGCTCTGGTGGCTGGTCGTCGTGGCGGCCGCGTCGCCGCTCATCCGCCGGATCATGCGCGCAGTGAGTCCGGAGGCGTTGCGTCCCGCCGTGGGCGTGTACACCGCGGTCATCAGCCTTATGGTGGCGTCGGCGATCGCCTCGGGCTCGCTACTGGCTGGCATCGGCGCGCTGCTGTTCTTCGCCTCCGACGGCATCATCGCGTGGGATCGATTCGTCCAGAAGCTGTCGTGGGCACGCGTCGCGATCATCGCGACCTATCATCTCGGACAGCTCGGGCTAGTGCTGGCGCTGCGCTAG
- a CDS encoding Uma2 family endonuclease, with translation MKLAQTAFRSEDVFTQREFRRWLGDLPPSNINHYELLDGRIVMTPPAGWTHGSIGNRIGVRIGQHVQEQRLGIVFDSSAGYELPSGDTLEPDVSFVSTKRFATQPPRTPNQFLRMAPTLVIEILSPSTARRDQTEKKDIYARNGVDEYWIVDPAKKIVTVFHLTRRRYGAGRSFKTGRIRSRVLPQVDLSAEDVFSL, from the coding sequence ATGAAGCTCGCGCAGACCGCATTCCGCTCCGAGGACGTTTTCACGCAACGCGAGTTTCGCCGCTGGCTCGGCGATCTGCCGCCGTCCAACATCAACCACTACGAGCTGCTCGACGGGAGGATCGTGATGACGCCTCCGGCCGGATGGACCCATGGAAGCATAGGCAATCGCATCGGCGTTCGCATCGGTCAGCATGTCCAAGAGCAGAGGTTGGGCATCGTCTTCGATTCGAGCGCCGGATACGAACTGCCGTCGGGCGATACGCTGGAGCCGGACGTGTCGTTCGTGTCGACCAAGCGCTTTGCGACGCAACCGCCGCGGACGCCGAATCAGTTCTTGCGCATGGCTCCGACGTTGGTCATCGAGATTCTCTCTCCGTCGACCGCCCGGCGCGACCAGACCGAAAAGAAGGATATCTACGCACGCAACGGCGTCGACGAGTACTGGATCGTCGATCCGGCCAAGAAGATCGTGACGGTCTTTCACCTGACACGACGTCGATACGGCGCGGGACGTTCGTTCAAGACCGGCCGAATTCGCTCGCGCGTGCTCCCACAGGTCGATCTCAGCGCCGAGGACGTATTCTCACTCTAA
- a CDS encoding OB-fold domain-containing protein, with translation MRAKFITERPQHPDYPLPDVDDPIMRPFWDGARDGKLIMQRDRVTGQVHWPLKPAYWKGGERLEYFEASGRGEVYTYVVGYEPFLPAFKHLLPLVMVVVLLDEGPRIVGYMVNCTPEEMRFGMRVRVVFKRLTDGVTLPVWEPDR, from the coding sequence ATGCGCGCCAAGTTCATCACCGAGCGCCCGCAGCATCCCGACTATCCGTTGCCCGACGTCGACGACCCGATCATGCGCCCGTTTTGGGACGGCGCGCGTGACGGCAAGCTGATCATGCAACGTGATCGCGTCACTGGACAGGTGCACTGGCCGCTCAAGCCGGCGTATTGGAAGGGCGGCGAGCGACTCGAATACTTTGAAGCCAGTGGCCGCGGCGAGGTCTACACCTACGTCGTCGGCTACGAACCGTTTCTGCCCGCCTTCAAGCATCTCCTCCCGCTCGTCATGGTCGTGGTGCTGCTCGACGAAGGCCCGCGCATCGTCGGCTACATGGTGAACTGCACCCCTGAAGAAATGCGCTTCGGAATGCGCGTGCGAGTGGTGTTCAAGCGGCTTACCGATGGCGTCACCTTGCCGGTGTGGGAACCGGACCGATGA
- a CDS encoding c-type cytochrome yields the protein MLLTPTMAFAADMAAPVSAAKPARETLTSGSFTLALPLGLQASAAYIPDANPISVDKVALGQLLYFDPRLSKDNTIACASCHNPYHGFTDPAPTSKGLGGKLGGRNSPTVLNRVFSKEQFWDGRAADLEEQAHGPLVNPVEMAMPNHQEVVKRVQAVKGYAPLFEKAFGSKEVTMPRIAQAIASYERTVVTGNSPFDRYGAGDKDALSAAAVRGMSLFNGKANCKVCHAGFNFSDESYHNLGVGMETPKPDLGRFEISKAESEKGAFKTPTLRNIAQTAPYMHDGSEATLTQVVEFYNRGGVKNPWLSKEIKPLGLTASEVTDLVAFLDALTGDVSNAEPPASLPK from the coding sequence ATGCTACTCACGCCAACCATGGCCTTCGCCGCCGACATGGCGGCTCCAGTGTCCGCCGCCAAGCCGGCGCGCGAAACGCTCACCAGCGGCAGCTTCACGCTCGCACTGCCGCTGGGTTTGCAAGCGAGCGCGGCCTACATTCCCGACGCCAACCCGATCAGCGTCGACAAGGTTGCCCTCGGCCAGCTGCTGTACTTTGATCCGCGGCTGTCGAAGGACAACACGATTGCGTGCGCGTCGTGCCACAATCCGTACCACGGCTTCACCGATCCGGCGCCGACATCGAAGGGCCTCGGGGGCAAACTCGGCGGACGTAACAGCCCGACGGTGCTGAATCGCGTGTTCTCGAAGGAACAGTTTTGGGACGGGCGCGCGGCCGATCTCGAAGAGCAGGCGCACGGTCCGCTCGTCAATCCCGTCGAAATGGCGATGCCGAATCACCAGGAAGTGGTCAAGCGCGTGCAAGCGGTAAAGGGTTACGCGCCGTTGTTCGAGAAAGCGTTCGGCTCGAAGGAAGTCACCATGCCACGTATCGCGCAGGCGATCGCGTCGTACGAACGGACGGTGGTGACGGGTAACAGCCCGTTCGATCGCTACGGCGCTGGCGACAAGGACGCACTGAGTGCGGCGGCGGTGCGGGGGATGTCACTGTTCAACGGGAAAGCGAACTGCAAGGTCTGCCACGCCGGTTTCAATTTTAGCGACGAGAGCTACCACAACCTCGGAGTCGGGATGGAGACACCGAAACCGGATCTTGGGCGCTTCGAGATCTCGAAGGCTGAGAGCGAGAAGGGTGCGTTCAAGACGCCGACGCTGCGCAACATCGCGCAGACCGCGCCGTACATGCACGACGGATCGGAAGCCACGCTCACGCAAGTGGTCGAGTTCTACAACCGCGGCGGCGTGAAGAACCCGTGGCTGTCTAAGGAGATCAAGCCGCTCGGCCTCACGGCCAGCGAAGTGACCGACCTCGTCGCGTTTCTCGACGCGCTCACCGGCGACGTGAGTAACGCCGAGCCGCCAGCGAGCTTACCAAAGTAA
- a CDS encoding polysaccharide deacetylase family protein has translation MTATSRAIACFTFDNMAEAADVGAGVLDGARPTGGDPSLAIGYPKLFALLERHGIRASFFIEGWNGEHHPDAVAEIVRRGHELGMHGWTHESWAQLEPAQEQQLALRATAALEHAAGVRPIGFRAPGGARSEHTESILRDLGYGYDASLGDGMRATMLPSGLAQVPFAWTGVDGFYYLRPEPVDPVLVRDRWLHALNDTAAHGGLFLTICHAFITGVAEARLAALGAVMSAARADERITILTAGEIAQRLREAAKANHRSAPNQVPSPSGRGSG, from the coding sequence ATGACCGCAACCTCCCGCGCGATCGCCTGCTTCACCTTCGACAACATGGCGGAGGCCGCCGATGTCGGCGCGGGAGTGTTGGACGGCGCGCGTCCGACCGGCGGCGATCCATCGCTCGCGATTGGCTATCCAAAACTGTTCGCGCTGCTCGAACGCCACGGCATCAGGGCCTCGTTCTTCATCGAAGGCTGGAACGGCGAGCATCATCCCGACGCGGTCGCCGAGATTGTCCGTCGCGGGCACGAACTCGGCATGCACGGCTGGACGCACGAGTCATGGGCGCAACTCGAGCCGGCGCAAGAGCAACAACTCGCACTACGCGCGACCGCGGCGCTGGAACACGCGGCCGGGGTTCGTCCGATTGGTTTTCGCGCGCCCGGCGGCGCGCGCAGCGAACACACTGAATCGATCCTGCGCGATCTCGGCTACGGCTACGACGCGAGTCTCGGCGACGGCATGCGCGCAACGATGTTGCCGTCAGGGTTGGCGCAGGTGCCGTTCGCGTGGACTGGTGTCGATGGTTTCTACTACCTGCGCCCGGAGCCGGTTGATCCGGTTCTCGTTCGTGATCGTTGGCTGCACGCGTTGAATGACACAGCAGCACACGGCGGATTGTTTCTCACCATCTGCCACGCCTTCATCACGGGTGTAGCCGAAGCACGACTGGCGGCGCTCGGTGCGGTGATGAGTGCGGCACGGGCCGATGAACGCATCACGATTCTAACCGCGGGCGAGATCGCACAGCGCCTGCGAGAGGCGGCCAAAGCGAATCATCGGAGCGCGCCCAATCAGGTTCCCTCTCCCTCTGGGAGAGGGTCAGGGTGA
- a CDS encoding endonuclease/exonuclease/phosphatase family protein: MRICFWNVARKPVSDLLAGLCEEYDLDILILAESTIPLARLILALNRGHRRLYYADASPGLSDRLTIVFRLSRHSMETIADDFAIAVRHVRPPLRQSFLLVALHLPSQLYRTPDDLAHECPRIARLIADREQRVGHRRTVVIGDFNMDPFDHGMVGSGGLHAVSDRRVTQRGERIVSGEVVPFFYNPMWSKLGDAGPHPPGTYYYDSSTPINLYWHVFDQVLLRPALCEEFDPRSVQVVTRVDGTDLLAGARRRPNQAVSDHLPLVVDIPLAEEFTDG, from the coding sequence ATGCGCATTTGTTTTTGGAACGTTGCCCGCAAGCCCGTAAGCGATCTGCTGGCCGGGCTCTGCGAAGAATACGACCTCGACATTCTCATTCTCGCCGAATCGACAATTCCGCTCGCTCGCTTGATTTTGGCTTTGAATCGCGGACATCGGCGACTGTACTACGCTGACGCATCTCCAGGGTTGTCAGATCGCCTGACTATCGTGTTTAGACTTTCGAGACACTCGATGGAAACCATTGCCGACGACTTCGCTATCGCGGTTCGACACGTACGGCCTCCCCTCCGGCAGAGCTTTCTGCTCGTGGCGCTTCACCTGCCAAGCCAACTCTACAGGACGCCAGACGACTTGGCGCACGAGTGCCCGCGGATCGCTCGTCTAATCGCCGATCGCGAGCAACGTGTCGGCCATCGGCGCACCGTCGTGATCGGCGATTTCAACATGGACCCTTTCGATCATGGGATGGTCGGATCGGGAGGTCTGCACGCCGTTAGTGACCGGCGGGTTACACAGAGAGGCGAAAGAATTGTAAGCGGCGAAGTCGTACCTTTTTTCTACAATCCGATGTGGTCCAAGCTTGGTGACGCTGGCCCACACCCCCCCGGCACCTACTATTACGATAGCAGCACGCCTATCAATTTGTATTGGCACGTATTCGATCAGGTACTCCTGCGACCAGCATTATGCGAGGAGTTCGATCCGCGCTCCGTCCAAGTAGTCACCCGAGTCGATGGCACCGATCTGCTGGCAGGCGCACGCCGTCGGCCCAATCAAGCAGTTTCAGATCACTTGCCTCTTGTAGTCGATATCCCGTTAGCTGAGGAGTTTACCGATGGCTGA